In Bacteroidota bacterium, the DNA window CCCCGAAACCTTCCCGTTTCCTGAAGTAACCGTATAGAAATAAATCCCCTGGCTAAGGTCATTTACATCCAAGCTATAGGATGCGGAGGTTGATATATTACTGATCTCCTTTACCTTATGCCCGGTGGGATCGCTCAGGATAATGGAAGCATTGCCTTCCATATCTTTTGGGAAAACGAATTGCACAGTTTCCGTTGCGGGATTGGGAAAAATATTAACACGGAACGCATCTTTGGAGACCAGCTCTTGCTGTCCTACCGGCAATTGGTATGCCCCGTAAATGGTGTTATTGGTCTGCCAGCCATGGTCATCCGACCAGGCAAGTCCCGGCGTGACATCGGTATTGAAAATGTAATGAAGGGTATGTGTGGTGTTGTCGAAACCACCTATCATGGGATAATAGCTCTCATCAAAAATATGAAGGATATCGCCGGTCAGGTGGATGAAATCCCCAAAGCCGTCCTTTCCGGTATAAATCGGATGGGTTGTCCGGTACCACAGATGTTTGTAATTGTATACATCATATTCGTAAGTTTCGGTAGTTGAAACGAATAATACATGGATATAACCATCTTCATCCACAAAGATAGAAGGCATGTTTGACGGGCCATGCTGCTGGTAATACATTATATCTGTATTCAGCGTGATCTCCCCGTCGCCATTAACATCCTGCATCCATCCGATATAGTTGACATCCTGTATCATTTCCGAATTGGCATAGCCATACTGTGGCGGTGCCAGGGCATCCAGGTCGTTGGAGAAGGGATCCATATCCTCATTCCAGTAGCCTACCCCGTCAACGTAAGGGAACAGGCTATATGTCGTTCCGACCTCAGGATGCATAACCCGGTTGATGCCGAAGACCACATGCACTTTGCCGTCGGGATCTATGGCTACATTGGCCGATCCGTCAACG includes these proteins:
- a CDS encoding T9SS type A sorting domain-containing protein; its protein translation is EAMLGPDETKLGETVYDLQSNASINNRFYIHEDGTMAAVWTMGFEATAFPDRGTGYNYFDGFNWGAMPVARVETNRCGWPSYAAWGPTGEVVAVHNGVSGMEFLWRETKGSGDWTQVNFLGPAGIEDDITWPRIIASGDNHEYTHLFVNSYVEYEGQAQTLLYSRTSDGGATWDPLHIILDGMGSDYYTEISADDYTLAARGNTVVLLVSSQFHDLFYMRSDDNGDSWDKYIVWEHPYPLWDWNTTIADTFFCVDGSANVAIDPDGKVHVVFGINRVMHPEVGTTYSLFPYVDGVGYWNEDMDPFSNDLDALAPPQYGYANSEMIQDVNYIGWMQDVNGDGEITLNTDIMYYQQHGPSNMPSIFVDEDGYIHVLFVSTTETYEYDVYNYKHLWYRTTHPIYTGKDGFGDFIHLTGDILHIFDESYYPMIGGFDNTTHTLHYIFNTDVTPGLAWSDDHGWQTNNTIYGAYQLPVGQQELVSKDAFRVNIFPNPATETVQFVFPKDMEGNASIILSDPTGHKVKEISNISTSASYSLDVNDLSQGIYFYTVTSGNGKVSGKVVVR